Proteins encoded in a region of the Capra hircus breed San Clemente chromosome 3, ASM170441v1, whole genome shotgun sequence genome:
- the LOC102180640 gene encoding LOW QUALITY PROTEIN: intelectin-1a (The sequence of the model RefSeq protein was modified relative to this genomic sequence to represent the inferred CDS: substituted 1 base at 1 genomic stop codon) — protein sequence MVQATCLELLAFPITEIQPRFLLFLILATRGCGAAYISVDVNSWGKFFSPSLPRSYKKIRVRCCSACDGLYHLHTENGVIYQTFCDMTSGGGGWTLVASVYENNMRGKCTLGNRWSSQQGNRVDYAEGDRNXANYNTFGSAEAATSDDYENPGYYDIQAQDLGIWHVPNKFPLQHWRNSSLLRYHTNMGFFRRLGHNLFGSLRYMGLLAGGDFLSVETEEVTKAGHVVLWSMFP from the exons atggtgcaagctacTTGTCTGGAACTTTTGGCCTTCCcc ATCACAGAGATCCAGCCCAGGTTCCTGCTATTTCTCATATTGGCCACTAGAGGGTGCGGTGCAG CATATATTTCTGTGGACGTAAACTCTTGGGGGAA atttttctctccatctctaCCCAGAAGCTACAAGAAAATCAGAGTGAGGTGCTGCAGTGCGTGTG ATGGCTTGTATCACCTCCACACTGAGAATGGTGTTATCTACCAGACCTTCTGTGATATGACCTCTGGGGGTGGTGGCTGGACCCTGGTGGCCAGCGTCTATGAGAACAATATGCGTGGGAAATGCACATTGGGCAATCGCTGGTCCAGTCAGCAGGGCAACAGGGTTGACTACGCAGAGGGTGACAGAAACTAGGCCAACTACAACACGTTTGGGTCTGCAGAAGCAGCCACCAGCGATGACTACGAG AACCCCGGCTACTACGACATCCAGGCCCAGGACCTGGGCATCTGGCACGTGCCCAACAAATTCCCCCTGCAGCACTGGAGGAACAGCTCCCTGCTGAGGTACCACACCAACATGGGCTTCTTCCGGAGACTGGGGCATAATCTGTTTGGTTCTCTCAGGTACATGGGGCTGCTGGCTGGGGGTGATTTCCTGAGTGTAGAGACTGAGGAAGTGACTAAGGCTGGGCATGTGGTCCTATGGTCCATGTTCCCCTGA